One genomic region from Corvus hawaiiensis isolate bCorHaw1 chromosome 21, bCorHaw1.pri.cur, whole genome shotgun sequence encodes:
- the FAM102A gene encoding protein FAM102A isoform X2, which produces MSANPATGLLDPCICRVSVRKELKGGKTYSKLGFADLNLAEFAGSGSTVRCCLLEGYDTKNTRQDNSILKVTIGMSLLSGDPCFKTPPSTAKSITIPGQDSTLQLTCKGEGTTSSSSSSSTIGSLRQTKPRTAILSSGVPEEPDQNLSSPEEVFHSGHSRNSSYASQQSKISGYSTEHSRSSSMSDLTHRRNTSTSSSASGGLSMTVECPEGERDHKLEKPPRPPRPPLLLDRPSRRKKDSMESHPTRVDDTRIDADDIVEKIMQSQDFTDVSNTEDSNLRLFVSRDGTTTLSGIQLGNRVSSGVYEPVVIETH; this is translated from the exons ATGAGTGCCAACCCTGCCACAGGACTCCTGGACCCCTGCATCTGCCGAGTGTCTGTCCGTAAG GAGCTGAAGGGCGGAAAAACCTACTCAAAG ctgggctttgctgaTCTAAATCTGGCAGAATTTGCGGGCTCTGGATCCACTGTCCGTTGCTGCTTGCTGGAAGGATATGATACTAAGAATACCCGACAGGACAACTCCATCCTAAAG GTCACGATCGGAATGTCCCTGCTCTCTGGGGACCCCTGCTTCAAAAC GCCTCCTTCCACCGCCAAATCCATCACCATCCCGGGGCAGGACTCTACCCTGCAGCTGACCTGCAAGGGCGAGGgaaccaccagcagcagcagcagttcctcCACAATTGGCTCCCTGCGCCAGACCAAGCCAAGAACTGCCATTCTCAGCTCAG GTGTCCCAGAAGAGCCGGATCAGAACCTGTCCAGCCCAGAGGAAGTTTTCCACTCAGGGCACTCGCGGAACTCGAGCTACGCCAGCCAGCAGTCCAAGATCTCTG GTTACAGCACGGAGCACTCCCGCTCCTCCAGCATGTCTGACCTGACCCACCGCCGGAACACGTCCACCAGCAGCAGCGCGTCCGGGGGGCTCAGCATGACCGTGGAATGTCCTGAGGGGGAGCGGGACCACAAACTGGAGAAGCCACCTCGCCCTCCCAGACCACCCCTGCTGCTGGACAGACCCTCCCG gaggaaaaaggatTCAATGGAGAGTCACCCAACCCGAGTGGATGACACCAGGATCGACGCTGATGATATAGTGGAGAAGATAATGCAGAGTCAGGACTTCACAGATGTCAGCAATACTGAAG ACAGTAACCTGAGGTTGTTTGTGAGCAGAGATGGAACAACTACGCTGAGTGGTATTCAGCTGGGAAATAG GGTCTCATCTGGAGTTTACGAGCCAGTGGTGATTGAAACCCACTAA